One stretch of Micromonospora cremea DNA includes these proteins:
- a CDS encoding FAD-binding oxidoreductase yields MSDVSRRKVLLGGAAALGGAAGIGLSAGAPARPAAAGLPVGAPQLTSSGEAVTVTPSDARYADMVYGSNRRWTGSPEYIRVVQNTQQVVDAVQDAVRARKRLSVRSGGHCYEDFVYNADVEVVIDLSVMRAVYYDDARRAFVVEAGATLYEVYLELYRSQGVTIPGGSCGSVGAGGHICGGGFGLLSRLHGLTVDHVYGVEVVVVDQRGRARSVIATWDQGDPNRDLWWAHTGAGGGNFGIVTRYFLRTPGTENRPPSEQLPKPPGQVYSHSLSWDWADMTESRFRTLLKNFGTWHEANSSPGSPYAGLHSSLALNTAASGEISMSTQMEASRPGAAQRLEAFISAVSAGLSAPRPMRVRAGEQEARPEFFVPQAVQWYQSIRSSGGGGSWTRRSDYKSTYMLTGFPDDQIATIYRHLTNTENSSDLLQVSSYGCQINAVQAGATAVAHRNSILKLQYQNYWSDPAEEAGKVAWLRDFYRDVYRSTGGVPVFNGVTDGCYVNYPDADLNDPQWNTSGVPWHDLYYKENYPRLQQVKRRWDPTNTFRHTQSVRLPGVA; encoded by the coding sequence ATGAGTGACGTGTCCCGTCGGAAAGTGCTTCTGGGTGGCGCGGCGGCGCTGGGCGGCGCGGCCGGGATCGGCCTGAGCGCCGGCGCGCCAGCTCGCCCCGCCGCAGCCGGCCTGCCGGTGGGCGCACCGCAGCTCACCAGCTCGGGAGAAGCGGTCACGGTGACTCCGAGCGACGCCCGATATGCAGACATGGTCTACGGGAGCAATCGGCGGTGGACCGGCAGCCCGGAGTACATCCGGGTGGTGCAGAACACTCAGCAGGTGGTCGACGCGGTCCAGGACGCGGTACGAGCCCGCAAGCGCCTGTCGGTACGCAGCGGCGGGCACTGTTACGAGGACTTCGTCTACAACGCGGACGTGGAAGTCGTCATCGACCTGTCGGTCATGCGTGCCGTGTACTACGACGACGCGCGACGCGCATTTGTCGTCGAGGCCGGCGCGACGCTCTACGAGGTCTACCTGGAGCTGTATCGGTCCCAGGGTGTGACGATACCGGGCGGGTCCTGTGGTTCGGTGGGCGCCGGCGGCCACATCTGCGGCGGCGGTTTCGGGCTGCTCTCCCGGCTGCACGGGCTGACCGTCGACCATGTGTACGGGGTCGAAGTCGTGGTGGTGGACCAGCGCGGCCGGGCCCGTTCGGTGATCGCCACTTGGGACCAGGGTGATCCCAACCGCGACCTGTGGTGGGCGCATACCGGTGCCGGCGGGGGGAACTTCGGTATCGTCACCCGCTATTTCCTCCGCACCCCGGGCACTGAGAACCGGCCGCCGAGCGAGCAGTTGCCGAAGCCACCGGGACAGGTGTACTCGCACTCCCTCTCCTGGGACTGGGCCGACATGACGGAGAGCAGGTTCCGTACGCTGCTGAAGAACTTCGGGACCTGGCACGAGGCCAACAGTTCCCCGGGCTCGCCCTATGCGGGACTGCACAGCTCGTTGGCGCTGAACACGGCGGCGAGCGGCGAGATCTCGATGTCTACTCAGATGGAGGCCAGCAGGCCGGGCGCGGCGCAGCGGCTGGAGGCGTTCATCAGTGCGGTCAGCGCGGGGTTGAGCGCGCCGCGACCGATGCGGGTCCGGGCCGGCGAGCAGGAGGCCAGGCCAGAGTTCTTCGTTCCGCAGGCGGTGCAGTGGTACCAGTCGATCAGATCTTCCGGCGGTGGGGGCAGTTGGACGCGACGCTCGGACTACAAGTCGACGTACATGCTCACCGGTTTCCCGGACGACCAGATCGCCACCATCTACCGACACCTGACCAACACCGAGAACAGCAGCGATCTGCTCCAGGTCAGCTCGTACGGCTGTCAGATTAACGCGGTGCAGGCGGGCGCGACCGCGGTGGCGCACCGCAACTCGATCCTGAAGCTGCAGTATCAGAACTATTGGAGCGATCCGGCAGAGGAGGCCGGTAAAGTCGCCTGGCTGCGCGATTTCTACCGCGACGTCTACCGCAGCACTGGCGGCGTTCCCGTCTTCAACGGGGTGACCGACGGGTGCTACGTCAACTACCCGGATGCCGATCTCAATGATCCACAGTGGAACACATCGGGCGTGCCGTGGCACGACCTCTACTACAAGGAGAACTACCCCAGGCTCCAGCAGGTGAAGCGGCGCTGGGACCCGACCAACACCTTCCGGCACACCCAGTCCGTACGCCTGCCGGGCGTCGCGTAG
- a CDS encoding RidA family protein produces MSESTRREFIRRAPAVAAVAAVVPGAVALDRQDDDHRNKCKCKPPVKEAHWPGGEPPENPLFSPVVTFGNLVFLSGIGAHFDGDITSHTEHVLNELERNLEAVGSSMEKVLKVNVYLNSLDDYDGMNAVYLGRFGKRPGVRTTIAAAAGIPGDSLVEIDCIAAI; encoded by the coding sequence ATGAGCGAGTCGACTAGGCGGGAGTTCATCCGCCGAGCTCCCGCAGTGGCCGCCGTGGCTGCCGTTGTACCGGGCGCCGTCGCCCTGGACCGACAGGACGACGACCACCGCAACAAGTGCAAGTGCAAGCCGCCAGTCAAGGAGGCCCACTGGCCAGGCGGGGAACCTCCGGAGAACCCGCTCTTCAGCCCGGTCGTCACCTTCGGGAACCTGGTGTTTCTCTCCGGTATCGGCGCCCACTTTGACGGTGACATCACCTCGCACACCGAGCACGTGCTCAACGAGCTCGAGCGCAACCTCGAAGCGGTCGGGTCGTCGATGGAAAAGGTGCTCAAGGTCAACGTGTACCTGAACAGTCTGGACGACTACGACGGCATGAACGCCGTCTACCTCGGTCGCTTCGGAAAGAGGCCCGGGGTGCGGACCACCATCGCGGCTGCTGCGGGCATCCCAGGCGATTCCCTGGTCGAGATCGACTGCATCGCCGCCATCTGA
- a CDS encoding amidohydrolase/deacetylase family metallohydrolase: MGLVGAGQVTQASATPIQQPGTAGTAAEPRYDLILDNGHVIDPKNNIDGVRDIAVRDGRIVAVAKSLNPKGAEQVVNARGKYVTPGIIDMHAHMFVGPANDYAAGWNSVAPDGFTFRAGVTTAVDTGSAGWENFEEFKTNVIDRSKTRVLSFLNIVGKGMAGGEREQDLENMQAGPAAEVALQNPDHIVGIKTAHYSGPEWDPVRRSVQAGEIADVPVMVDFGSDSEQRTIEQLLTQELRPGDVYTHVYSGLRRELGDDGRLNPALHAGRERGIVYDVGHGGGSFSWDVAVQGMKEDLPPDTISTDLHITSMNSGMKDMANVMSKMVTLGMSLEDVVKASTWTPAQVIQRPDLGHLSVGAPADVAVFSLDRGRFGFVDSFGFRLDGKEKLTAELTLREGDVVWDLNGIAATEWKPGRDRD, from the coding sequence ATGGGGTTGGTCGGGGCTGGGCAGGTCACCCAGGCGAGTGCGACACCGATCCAGCAGCCTGGCACGGCCGGCACCGCAGCCGAGCCCCGCTACGACCTCATCCTCGACAACGGTCACGTGATCGACCCCAAGAACAACATCGACGGTGTCCGGGACATCGCGGTGCGCGACGGACGCATCGTGGCCGTCGCCAAGTCTCTCAACCCGAAAGGCGCCGAGCAGGTCGTCAACGCCCGGGGCAAGTACGTCACGCCGGGCATCATCGACATGCACGCCCATATGTTCGTCGGACCAGCCAACGACTACGCCGCCGGCTGGAACAGCGTCGCCCCGGACGGGTTCACGTTCCGGGCCGGTGTCACCACCGCAGTGGACACCGGTTCCGCCGGCTGGGAGAACTTCGAGGAATTCAAGACGAACGTCATCGATCGATCGAAGACCCGGGTGCTTTCGTTCCTCAACATCGTCGGCAAGGGCATGGCCGGGGGAGAGCGGGAGCAGGATCTCGAGAACATGCAGGCGGGGCCGGCCGCCGAAGTAGCACTGCAAAACCCGGACCACATCGTCGGCATCAAGACAGCGCACTACTCCGGTCCGGAGTGGGATCCGGTGCGCCGCTCGGTTCAAGCCGGCGAGATCGCCGATGTTCCGGTCATGGTCGATTTTGGATCGGACTCGGAACAGCGCACCATCGAGCAGCTGCTGACCCAGGAGCTTAGGCCGGGTGACGTCTACACGCACGTGTATTCCGGCCTCCGTCGGGAGCTTGGCGACGACGGTCGCCTCAATCCTGCCCTGCATGCGGGTAGGGAGCGGGGAATCGTCTACGACGTCGGCCACGGCGGCGGAAGCTTCTCGTGGGACGTGGCGGTTCAGGGCATGAAGGAAGACTTGCCGCCGGACACGATTTCCACGGACCTGCACATCACGTCGATGAACAGCGGCATGAAGGACATGGCGAACGTGATGTCCAAGATGGTGACCCTCGGCATGTCGCTGGAAGACGTGGTGAAGGCGAGCACGTGGACGCCGGCACAGGTGATCCAGCGCCCCGATCTGGGGCACCTGTCGGTCGGGGCGCCTGCCGACGTCGCGGTGTTCAGCCTTGACCGGGGACGGTTCGGATTCGTCGACTCCTTCGGCTTCCGGCTGGATGGAAAAGAGAAGCTGACCGCTGAGCTGACCCTGCGGGAAGGCGACGTCGTCTGGGACCTCAACGGGATCGCTGCCACCGAGTGGAAGCCCGGCCGGGACCGGGACTAG